The sequence below is a genomic window from Rhodococcus sp. 4CII.
TTACGGATTGCGGGCCCTTCGATTGGCACTGCAGGAAATGGGGGTGACCCGATGACGTTCGACGACTTCGAGTCGCACGAGGATCCCTACGCCCGATGGGACGCGGCGTACGTGCTGGGGGCGATGTCCGCCGGCGATCGGCGCGAATACGAGGCGCACCTCGCGCACTGCGCGGAGTGCTCGCAGGCCGTGTCGGAACTGGCGGGAATGCCGGGGTTGCTTGCGCTCATCACGCCCGAGGAGGCGTTCGGAACGCTGCCCGGGAACGAGGCACGCGAGGACGAGCAGGCGCCCGCACCCCGCGTGCTGACCCAACTGGTGGGCACGGTGCAGCGGAGCAGACGCCGCCGGCGGGCGGCCACCGCACTCGCTGCCGCTGCCGCCGTGGTGGCCGTCGCCGTCCCCGCCGCGGTGCTGGCGACGCAGGACCGGCCCCCGGCCACGCCCGCGACAGCGATGCCTGCCCCGGACCGCGCGAACACCGTCGACGCGGTGTTCACACCCGTGGTTCCGACCGCGATCACCGCGAGTGCCTCCGTCGCGTCGACGTCCTGGGGCACGGTGGTCTTCGTCGAATGCTCCTACAAGGAGACGTGGCCGGGCGACGATCGGTACGGCGCCGCCACCGAGGAGTACACCTTGACCGTCACCGATCGCACGGGAGCCGTGACGACCCTGGCGACCTGGACCGGTGAGGCCGGCCGCACGGTGCGGCCCACCGCCACCACCAGCCTGCCCGTCGACTCGATCGCGAGCATCGACGTGCGGTCCTCGGACGATCACCAGGTGCTGCTGACCGCGATGCTGTGAAAAATTGACGCTGTGAGAGTGGGCCACGGACGGAGGAGCCCCGGCCGATGGGGCCGGGGCTCCTCCGATTCCGGAGCGGGTGCGGCAATCGGTCAGCCGACGACGAGGCCGGCGTGCATGTTCGGGTGATACGTGCAGTGGAACCCGTAGGTTCCCGGCGTCGACGGAACGGTGAGGGTGGCCGTCTCGCCGCCCTCGATCTCGACGTCGAACGCACCCGCCACGTCCGAGGTCACGGTGTGTTCCGCGGTGTCGTCGTTGCGAACGGTGATCCGATCACCGGGCGACACCGTCGCGGGAACGGAAAACGCGAATCCCGCGATCACGATCTCGTCCGGTGCTGCGGCGGTTCCGGTCGCCGCCGCGGGCATGGTCATGGTCGTGGGCATGGTCGTGTCCGACGACGGGGTCGACGAGGCGCCGTCGTCGCTACAGGCGGCGAGTGCGCACACAGCGACGAACACCGACGCGAGGAAAGGTGCGGTGGAGGGTTTCATACTCCTTCCACGGTTCGTCGCCGTGTTTCGTTCATCGTGATTGTTCCCGGAAAAATGTTCTGCCACCGGTGAACCCGACCGGTACGTCGTTCGTGTGTATATCCAGTGGGCGGCCGCAGGTCGCCCCGACCCGATCCACGACACGGGGGTCTGCCGATGAATCCCACCTATCACGAGCCGCGGAAATCCCAGCAGAGCATGCGCGTCGCCGACTACATCGTCGCGGCACTGGCCGCGGAGGGGGTGACCCACGTCTTCGGTGTGGGCGGCGCGAACATCGAGGACCTGTACGACGCGCTGCACCGTTCCCACGACGTCGAGGGCGTCGTCGCCAAGCACGAATTCTCGGCGACGACGATGGCCGACGGGTATGCCCGGACTTCGAACCGAATCGGCGTCGTCGCGGCGACGTCCGGCGGGGGAGCACTCAATCTGGTAGCCGGGCTCGGTGAGTCCTTCGCCTCGCGGGTGCCGCTCCTCGCCCTGGTCGGCCAACCACCGACGATGCTGGAGGGGGCGGGCGCGTTCCAGGACACGAGTGGACTGGCGGGGTCGATCGACGCGTCCCGGTTGTTCGGCGAGGTGTCGCTGTACTGCGCGCGCGTCGAGTCGCCACTCGACGCCCCGCGCCGGCTCGCCGAGGCGCTGGCAGCAGCACGTCGCGGGGGGCCGGCAGTATTGCTGTTGCCGAAGAACATTCAGCAAGCAGTCGGTGAATTTCACGTGCCGTCGCGTACGGTGTGGTCGGAACCATGCGCCGCCGCGACGGATGTCACGCGGCTCGCCGAGGCGCTCCGGGACGACTACGGCCGGATCACGGTGATCGCCGGAGACGAAATCGCACGCGCAGACGCGCGCACCGAACTCGCCGCGCTCGCACACACACTCGGTGCGCGGGTGGCCGTCACTCCCGACGCGAAGGACGTGATCGATCCCGCCGCGGCGGGGCGGCTCGGGGTGACCGGCGCGATGGGAAACCCGGATGTGATCGACGCGCTGCAGGATTCCGACGTCTGCCTGCTCGTCGGCACGCGACTGCCGGTGATGGCACGCGGCGGGCTCGACGCCGCACTGGAGAAGACACTGGTGTACAGCGTCGGGTCGGCGCAACCGTATCTGCAGACGCGTCACCTGCCGACCCGTGATCTGCGGGCGACGCTGCGCAGGCTCGTCACGGAGATCGGCCCGCCGGCCTCGCCGGTACCCGTCGTGCCGGGCGAGCCGACGTCGATCGACGTACCACGATCGGACACGTCCGGCCTGCACTACACGGACGCGGTGCGGACGCTCGCCGGGGCATTGCCCGACGACGCCGACGTGTTCGCGGACGCAGGCAACACGGGTGCGGCTGTGGTGCATCACCTTCCGGTTCGGCCCGGAGGCCGGTTCGTCGTGGCACTGGGAATGGGCGGGATGGGCTACACGTTCGGCGCGGCGATCGGGTCCGCGTTCTCCCGCGGCCGCCGCACTTTCGTGATCGCGGGCGACGGCGCGTTCTACGCGCACGGGCTCGAGATCCACACCGCGGTCGAGTACGACGTACCGGTCACGTTCGTCGTGTTCAACAA
It includes:
- a CDS encoding anti-sigma factor, which gives rise to MTFDDFESHEDPYARWDAAYVLGAMSAGDRREYEAHLAHCAECSQAVSELAGMPGLLALITPEEAFGTLPGNEAREDEQAPAPRVLTQLVGTVQRSRRRRRAATALAAAAAVVAVAVPAAVLATQDRPPATPATAMPAPDRANTVDAVFTPVVPTAITASASVASTSWGTVVFVECSYKETWPGDDRYGAATEEYTLTVTDRTGAVTTLATWTGEAGRTVRPTATTSLPVDSIASIDVRSSDDHQVLLTAML
- a CDS encoding cupredoxin domain-containing protein, producing the protein MKPSTAPFLASVFVAVCALAACSDDGASSTPSSDTTMPTTMTMPAAATGTAAAPDEIVIAGFAFSVPATVSPGDRITVRNDDTAEHTVTSDVAGAFDVEIEGGETATLTVPSTPGTYGFHCTYHPNMHAGLVVG
- a CDS encoding thiamine pyrophosphate-binding protein, with translation MNPTYHEPRKSQQSMRVADYIVAALAAEGVTHVFGVGGANIEDLYDALHRSHDVEGVVAKHEFSATTMADGYARTSNRIGVVAATSGGGALNLVAGLGESFASRVPLLALVGQPPTMLEGAGAFQDTSGLAGSIDASRLFGEVSLYCARVESPLDAPRRLAEALAAARRGGPAVLLLPKNIQQAVGEFHVPSRTVWSEPCAAATDVTRLAEALRDDYGRITVIAGDEIARADARTELAALAHTLGARVAVTPDAKDVIDPAAAGRLGVTGAMGNPDVIDALQDSDVCLLVGTRLPVMARGGLDAALEKTLVYSVGSAQPYLQTRHLPTRDLRATLRRLVTEIGPPASPVPVVPGEPTSIDVPRSDTSGLHYTDAVRTLAGALPDDADVFADAGNTGAAVVHHLPVRPGGRFVVALGMGGMGYTFGAAIGSAFSRGRRTFVIAGDGAFYAHGLEIHTAVEYDVPVTFVVFNNNAHAMCLTREQVYFEGTYTFSRFRPAHIAAGVGALFPGLPSHTAHTRAALADALRTTTESVGPAVIEVVCDADELPPFLPFLPARGTAERTETREGARR